A region of Zeugodacus cucurbitae isolate PBARC_wt_2022May chromosome 5, idZeuCucr1.2, whole genome shotgun sequence DNA encodes the following proteins:
- the LOC128922258 gene encoding odorant receptor 42a-like, producing the protein MRKFFDLFYGRGAGDFATNDSFQIVFFYWALIGIKPLRPLGLFRSLHMLFCWICLLMSPIAFNVGFMQVVQNSSMTVILTTLQATLNVLALPLKAIVTGVYLERLRSVEPIFKCLDARYHSAEERFTIKDSVIKSSRLFVIVGGIYFAYGTISWLPALFTHSQPLNTWLPFIDWIPEPTINFWLHFLFEVLYVYFLLVSQFTNDIYSAIYLKALRTHITLLAERVSRLGENPKHNDDDNYRDLIDCVRSHQELLE; encoded by the coding sequence ATGCGtaaatttttcgatttattttatgGACGCGGTGCTGGAGATTTCGCGACAAATGACTCGTTTCagattgtatttttttactgGGCACTAATTGGCATAAAACCTTTGAGACCCCTTGGGCTCTTTCGTTCATTGCATATGCTGTTCTGCTGGATTTGTTTGCTCATGAGCCCGATTGCTTTCAATGTTGGCTTTATGCAAGTAGTGCAAAATTCATCGATGACAGTTATACTTACTACGTTACAAGCGACACTCAATGTGCTAGCTTTACCGCTGAAGGCGATCGTGACGGGCGTTTACTTAGAGCGTCTACGTAGTGTCGAACCGATTTTTAAATGTTTGGATGCGCGCTACCACAGTGCTGAGGAACGTTTCACAATAAAAGACTCCGTTATCAAATCGTCGCGCTTATTCGTAATTGTTGGCGGAATTTATTTCGCATACGGTACCATCTCTTGGCTACCAGCACTCTTTACACACAGTCAACCGCTAAACACTTGGCTGCCATTTATTGACTGGATTCCAGAGCCGACCATTAATTTTTGGTTGCACTTTCTCTTCGAAGTGCTTTACGTATATTTCCTGCTGGTCAGTCAATTCACGAACGATATATACTCGGCCATTTACTTAAAAGCCTTACGTACGCACATAACGCTGCTTGCGGAGCGCGTCAGTAGGCTGGGCGAGAATCCGAAGCACAATGACGATGATAATTACAGGGACCTAATTGATTGTGTGCGTTCACATCAGGAATTGTTAGAGTAA